CTATTTAACATTTAGTATGAGATTGTTAGTTTTTAGTTctgataatatttattttttcaagttGCTCCCATTTTGttattacaattaagtcaaTCATAAATttgttttctctaaaaaaattcatgttAATCAAGGTGCCTTAAACCAAaaattcacttttggatatgaTATTTTAAATCAGATACTGAAGTTGGCACATGCATTTGTAAGAAGTATCTGTTATTGCCCTTGATGAAATATTGTTATAATTCTATTTTTAATTCTTGTTCAATGCGATTGCAGGTGCATGGTTGCTTTTCCTGATGATTACAGAGTTCTAGTACCAAAGCTACTAATTGAGACTATGCAAGCAATAGGAGCAACTTTCATTTCACGAGTAAATCTTGCAACTGGACATGTTGTTCCTGAAACAAAAGCACTTTCAAAAGGTTAGATTAGAGCCATTTGTGTTCTTTATGAAATCATTGTTCTGCACTCTGTAATGCCCATAGACCCTTGAATCACCTTGTGAGTTATAGTGCTTTTTTAGGCAAAATTTTCTGTTTCACTTATGAAAGTATTAGCTGCTGAGCACTAGCAACTCAGCTCTTAAGGGTCTGCTTGTTTTGGGGTTAGAGTAGGTTCATTAAAGGGACTTTATTTATCTAACCTTGCTTGGGAAGGAGTTTAAAGTGAGGTGAGGGTTAAATGGGAGTTAAATGAAGGTTAGAAAACCTTGAAATAACCTCAATTTCAGTTCCACCAAATTGGTGGGATTTGGAGGTTCACTAATTAACCTCCCCTCTCCTCACCTCCTCTCCCTTTAATGAACCTTGTCGAACCTTCATACAAGCAGACCCTAAGAGCAAGTTCAGTAAAGCAAGATTGGTCTTTTATAGATGTTACAGTTGCTTTCAAAGATTGATAAtgaacttaaaaataaaatcaatttttatttttctggaGAGATCTCTTCTTAAAAAGAACCTCTGTTCTGCCCATGATGGCTGCGTAGTTTTCTCTCTTGAACAATTGAACAATTCTGCATCATTTTGTTGGAGGCTTATTCAATCTCAAATTCTGTCCTGGCTTTCAGTTTTTCATTTGCATATTCTCAGAAGAATGAGATTATTACTCATTCTGTCTCATTACATGGATGTCGTAGGTGCAGCTGTTAGAGTGCTGAAAACAATCAATAGTTTAATATTAGGAGTTATGACATTATGATAATCCTACAGTTGCAGACCAGTTGAAAAGCACCACTAATGTAACAGCTATAAAAATTGATGATACCTTTATAAGTTAGAATAATTGCACAAATAACTTCTATTGAAAATGTtactcaattttttttcctGGTTATTCTTTATTTCAGTTGTTGTAAATGCTGTTAGAGCGATGTGAATTTGgctttgtgtgtgtgtgtgttgagTTCATCTTTTTATCACTGGTAAAAGTTTGTATAGGTGATGGGGGATTGGGCACTTATTGTTgattaggatattaatattttcacgACATTTTTGCAGTCTATGTATCAATTAAACATGCTGTTATAGTTGATGGTTGATATATGGACCAGATTTGAATCTTGATCCTTGTATCCTTGTATTGTTTCTCTTAGGCATATTGGATATTCTGTCCGGTGAAATGCCAAAAGGTATCAAGATTCAGACTAAGCATCTTGAGACCCTTATTGATTTGCACAACATGACGGGGACATTTGCAAGGAATATCCAGCACTTATTTTCAGAATCTGATCTTCGAGTTTTGTTGGACACGTTGAAGGCAGTTTATCTTCCTTATGAATCATTTAAACAGAGGTGACCAAATGTGATCCGTAATAAGATGCTTCCTTCTGATTTGTTTAATATTTGGTAGTGCTTTTCAATAAAAAACTTTCCTTGCTGAGCATCAAGATCCATATAACTTGATAATTAACAACTAGATGCACCTCCATTGATATCAATCAACAGTTTTATTGTTCGTATGAAGGATAGTTTAAATTATTTGTCTAGATAAAATAGCAAACAGACAATGCATAGGCTCTCTTGGTGAAATACCTCTATCACACTTAAGATTCCGTTCtatgtaatttttcttttcctaaGCTTGCTTTTCTTTGTTGTTGATGGGTGATCCCCATTCTACCTTACTCTGAATTTATTGTTCAATTGATTTCAAGTCTGCCTTTTGCTTCTCTGTGGATTAAATTTGCTCTTATTCTCCACTAGTTGACAAAAGACTACTGTATTATAGGTATGGACAGATGGAGCGTGCCATCTTGTCTTCTGAGATTGCTGGAGTGGACCTAAGGGGAGCTGTTACTCGTGGTGTGGGAGCTCAGGGAATTGAGCTGAGTGAAGCAGTTCGGCGAATGGAAGAATCTATTCCGCAAGTTATTGTCCTTCTTGAAGCAGCTGTAGAGAGATGCATTAACTTTACTGGCGGCTCTGAGGCAGATGAATTAATTCTTGCTGTTGATGACATAATGTTACAGTACATCTCTTTACTGCAAGAAACCCTTAAATCACTAAGAACTGTCTGTGGAGTGGATAATGTCAATGACTCAAAGAAGGATGGGGGTTCAGAGAGAAAGGAGGGGAACCAAAATGCTCGCAAAGCTGACATGATGTCAAATGAAGAGGAATGGTCCATTGTCCAGGGAGCGCTGCAGATACTAACTGTTGCAGATTGTCTTACTAGCAGATCCTCTGTCTTTGAAGCTTCATTGCGAGCAACTCTGGCTAGACTAAGCACGAGTTTGTCTCTTTCTATATTTGGATCTAGTTTGGACCATAACAAGTCACATGCTGCTAGTAATGATGCCAATGGGGAGTCGGCATTAGGTGGAAGGGCTGCTTTGGATGTGGCAGCTGTCCGGCTTGTTGATGTACCGGAGAAGGCTAGGAGACTATTTAACCTTTTAGATCAGGTACATGAATTTACTTGTCTATGTTGCCTTTTCCTTTTTTCCTTCCCACCTTAAATGTAACTGTCCTGTGGTGatctttttattttcaaaattggAATTTGCAAGTCAATGATGCTTTTCTTTGGCTAAGAGGACCTATGTCTCCATTTTCttcgaaagaaaaattaacCTTAGAGAATAATATTGACCTTGACTGTCTATCATCTTGCAGTCTAAAGATCCCCGGTTCCATGCACTTCCTCTTGCATCACAAAGAGTTGCAGCATTTGCTGAAACAGTGAATGAACTTGTGTATGATGTCCTCATATCAAAAGTACGGCAGCGGCTAAACGATGTCTCTCGATTGCCAATTTGGTCCTCAGTGGAGGAACAGAGTGCTTTCCATCTTCCAACTTTTAGTGCTTATCCACAATCATATGTAACCAGCGTGGGCGAATATcttcttactttaccccaacaATTGGAGCCCCTTGCTGAGGGCATATCTAACATGGATGCCAACAATGATGAAGCCCAGTTTTTTGCAACTGAGTGGATGTTCAAGGTAACCAACTTGTACTCTGAAGATAACCTTTGTGTGCCAATGCTTTCTACTACTGATTGAGCACCATTTTACAGTCTTTCataaagcttttttttttttttttgtgcctGCGTGCGAGACATAATGAACatcaaattataaaattatctaGCATGGTTAAGTCCTGCCCGAAGGCATGGACAAGGTAGCAAACTCTACATGAATTTCATAGGAAAAAGCTCACCAATAACACCGCTCCATCCTCTTTCAAAACTTGACAgacaaattttttttgttaggaTAGCTAGAGATGCTTTTTGGTCTAGAATTATGCGCGTAGTTTCTGATTACTGAAGTTCTAAATTGTTGATGGATCCAAGTTAATATTGTGATATTTCTAGTGATTCGTGCAAATGAATATAGCACTCAATTTGACTGGGGAAATTGTTCTTGGATTCTAGGTTGCAGAAGGTGCCACAGCTCTATACATGGAGCAGTTACGGGGCATTCAGTACATAACAGATCGCGGAGCCCAACAACTATCTGCTGATATTGAGTACTTAAGCAATGTGCTTTCAGCTCTATCAATGCCGATTCCTCCAGTTCTTGCAACATTCCACACATGCCTCTCGACACCAAGAGATCAGCTTAAGAATGTTGTTAGATCAGATGCAGAGAATCAGCTTGATCTTCCAACGGCAAATCTTGTTTGTAAAATGCGGCGTGTTAGTTTAGATTGAGTCTGCAAATACCTTccttctgaaaattctttttgcCTTTGTACCATAATCTTTTGACAACGAAATAGAGGAGATAGTTTGTTGCATTTTGAGCACCTGAATGCTCACAAGGGATGTTCAAAATTAAGTGAGTTATTATAACCCATCCCAACTCGACTCATCCCATTAGATGTAATTTTTATGGGCTACAATACAATGGGTTAGATGAGTTATTAAAACTGTTTATCATAAACCATCTAATGAACCACTTAATCCATTCAACccatttaatattcatttttcttaTTATGTTCATGATTTACTCCAATTATATTTTAAGAAATGTTTTTATTCATAActtaatatttattttgatattttagtaAACCAAAAACATGACCtggaaaaattaaagaattaaagaaacgaaaagaaaaaaaaaaaaaaaaaaaaaaaacaagaaaaaaaaactgaaaactaaatatgaaaaaaatcaaaaaacaaaaacataaaaaccaaaaaggaaaattttaataatttcaagatACTGTTAGGCTAGAATTCTAATACATAAGGTGTACTCATTAATCTCAATTCAATAATtcttcaatttatttattttttaattttatttttgtttcttaaaaATTGTACCACTGCGCTAATTACATtagataacaaataaaaatctcCACCTTACTCATATGATTAgaactttttctttaatttttttaataacatgcaactaattaattaaatctttacttttcctaaatatataaatagtaTATAACTACAACTGATGCTATAACTCATCTAACAAAAAAATTGCATTCTTACTAATtcagaaaagaaataaaactgaACTGAAAAATGATACAAATGTCATACGTCATTGAATAATTCAAACAACAttgatataaaatataatttatgtattatatttttatattttatttgtttattgattTAAAATATACTACCttcgtttcatattacatgtctttctagagattattttttgtttcatattacatgtcattttatatgattagTACACAttaagtcatctttttttctgctataaaacgcGAATTTGcggaaattaattagaattatggacttattatagaataaataaatattggaatcaataaataaggggtAACAATGTATTTTTTtccaatatccttaatttctatacaactctctaaaaagacatgtaatatgagtATTAGTCATTTTATATTctaacaacaacaaacaactaatAATAACAgtaaacaattaaaaataacagcAAAGAGTAGACTAGTAAACCAAATCAATATTGAGTCAATTACTTCAAAATTATACCAAAATTTTTCATTATAATAGAATAACTATAAAATTCTAAATTATACCAATAAAAATTTCAATATCTCCAATAAGtttaaagcaataaaaaaagatgagaaaaaaaaagaacagaaaaaaaatcattagtTGAAAATTAGTCATTCAACCATCATAAATCATTCAACTCATATAATACAATTCATGAACCCATCTAAAAAAGTTAGTACTACCCAATATAACTCTCATAACTCATCCAACCCATCAAGTAGGATCCTTGTATGGATTGGGTAGAAACCTTATTATAACTCATTCAACCCATGTTTGACCACTTCTACTTATTAGAGTGAAATAAACGTTTTGCATTACATATCAAACGAATGGAGAAGATCAGATTTAGCTTCAACATATAAATATAACTTTATGGTTATTGGAAAGAGCGGATTTAACTTTTATATACAAAACAATGTAGTTTTTAAAACTGCAATTTCAAACTTCAttaacgatttttttttttcaatctgTCATTTTACGTGCTGGTTACGCTCTTTACATCTTCTGTTAATTGTAAAAAACTTATAGTTTTTTAATGAGGTGTGAAATTACATCGTTTAGTAAACGTTAGATTTAAGATTATTTTCTTTTGTACGTAAAAGCTAAATTTACTCTTGTCAATAATTATAGAATTAAATTTGTATGTGAATAATTCTGGCGGACGACCATGACAGATGTTGTAACCAGGGCGATGCTAGTATTATATGCCGTATGGTAGCAACGAAATAACCAAGTCTGGAACAAGACTTGCATAACGGCAGATGCAGCAGTACACTTGTATTCTTTAAGGAGTGGAAGGACTATCGAAAGGGAATGCAGGTGGCGAGGAAGACCGGTGTTACTGCTGACGTCCATTGGAGTAAACTGAAGCCTCGCTTCTTAAAATGTAACATTGATGGACCACTTTTCAACTCTGTCGAATCCAGTGGCATGGGAGTAATAGTGCGGATAGATGAGGGGAGTCTCAGTTGGGCGGTCAGGCAAGGAACGCAGAAGGTAGAGTTTGAAATTGATGCCAAGATCATAGTTGAGGGCATTCAGTCCAACCGAAAAGATTTACTGAGTTCGGAGCTGTCCTAAATGACTGTAAAGCTATATTTTAAGTAAACATAAATTTGTCAATCTCTTTTATTCATCGTTTAGCGAATAGAAATGACCATCTTATTACTCGGCAGTCTCTTTCCAATCTTAACGAACTCTGTTCATTTTTTATTCCTAGTTAGATTAGCGATGTAATTGCTAAGAACTTATATCTTTTAAATTAATGAAAGTTGTTAGTTTCtccaaggaaaaaaaaaaagcctaAAACTGTCACAGGAATAAGGAATTGCAAGATATTCTTAGCCAAGATTAATATTGTACTTGTAGCCATTAAGCTTGCTTTTTAATGTATTTACATTGTGTACTGGGTAAAACTTTAAAGCTAATAGCTTTAGTATGAGAAAACACTTAACCACGAAACATGTACTGAGACCCCTAATTATTGATGGATTCACTcccaatctttttttttttatcattttacacTTTTTATTGATGGATTCACTcccaatcattttttttttatcattttacacTTTTTACCATTTGTTTCACCTACTCATGTTTGCTGCTACTGTAGTTGATACTAATAGGTAGCATATATTAgttgtttttctttaaaaaacaGTTGTTTCAAATTTTTACCAACTTTTTGTCTCTTGTTAGACTTAAAAGGCAAAAAACAGTTCCGAAAATTGAAAACATACAAACACTAAACTTCTGATTCTAGTG
The DNA window shown above is from Euphorbia lathyris chromosome 1, ddEupLath1.1, whole genome shotgun sequence and carries:
- the LOC136226722 gene encoding conserved oligomeric Golgi complex subunit 7; the protein is MMLDLGPFSDDKFDPKKWINSACQSRHPQESQDKHLVDLEMKLQMVSEEIAASLEEQSASALLRVPRATRDVIRLRDDAVSLRSSVSAILQKLKKAEGSSAESIAALAKVDTVKQRMEAAYETLQDAAGLTQLSSTVEDVFASGDLPRAAETLANMRHCLSAVGEVAEFANVKRQLEVLEDRLDAMVQPRLTDALSNCKVDIAQDLRGILIRIGRFKSLEVYYTKVHLKPIKQLWEDFDSRQQINKFASEKNENERLSGNNDLSMVIFSSWLPNFYDELLLYLEQEWKWCMVAFPDDYRVLVPKLLIETMQAIGATFISRVNLATGHVVPETKALSKGILDILSGEMPKGIKIQTKHLETLIDLHNMTGTFARNIQHLFSESDLRVLLDTLKAVYLPYESFKQRYGQMERAILSSEIAGVDLRGAVTRGVGAQGIELSEAVRRMEESIPQVIVLLEAAVERCINFTGGSEADELILAVDDIMLQYISLLQETLKSLRTVCGVDNVNDSKKDGGSERKEGNQNARKADMMSNEEEWSIVQGALQILTVADCLTSRSSVFEASLRATLARLSTSLSLSIFGSSLDHNKSHAASNDANGESALGGRAALDVAAVRLVDVPEKARRLFNLLDQSKDPRFHALPLASQRVAAFAETVNELVYDVLISKVRQRLNDVSRLPIWSSVEEQSAFHLPTFSAYPQSYVTSVGEYLLTLPQQLEPLAEGISNMDANNDEAQFFATEWMFKVAEGATALYMEQLRGIQYITDRGAQQLSADIEYLSNVLSALSMPIPPVLATFHTCLSTPRDQLKNVVRSDAENQLDLPTANLVCKMRRVSLD